In the genome of Porphyrobacter sp. ULC335, one region contains:
- a CDS encoding dienelactone hydrolase family protein produces the protein MIERIEYADGATPLTGWLARPSGEARAAVAVFPTYMNTTPAVEAKSLALAEAGCVAFVGDFYGPDSPHDADTALAAMLSLRADPVAMRKRLRATLTKLADIAPGLPMIAIGFCLGGMSVLELARDGADLALVASFHGLLATPLPATAPIAPRILVCHGDVDWLVPRTEVLAFWEEMDRVGADWQFMSFAGVDHGFTNLLNPDGSANPAYHATADRQSWAALLGLIDEVAPPPL, from the coding sequence GTGATCGAGCGTATTGAATATGCCGACGGGGCGACGCCGCTGACCGGTTGGCTAGCGCGGCCATCAGGCGAAGCGCGGGCCGCGGTGGCGGTGTTCCCGACTTACATGAACACCACGCCCGCAGTCGAAGCGAAGTCGCTTGCGCTCGCAGAGGCGGGCTGCGTGGCCTTCGTCGGCGACTTCTATGGGCCGGACTCCCCTCATGATGCCGATACTGCGCTTGCTGCGATGCTCAGTCTGCGCGCCGATCCCGTGGCAATGCGCAAGCGATTGCGGGCAACACTGACAAAGCTGGCCGATATAGCCCCCGGCTTGCCGATGATTGCGATCGGGTTCTGTCTCGGCGGGATGTCGGTGCTGGAACTTGCGCGCGACGGCGCGGACCTAGCGCTGGTCGCCAGCTTCCATGGCTTGCTCGCAACGCCCTTGCCGGCGACCGCACCCATCGCTCCCCGTATCCTTGTGTGCCATGGCGATGTGGACTGGCTCGTGCCGCGCACTGAGGTTCTGGCCTTCTGGGAGGAGATGGACCGGGTCGGGGCAGACTGGCAATTCATGTCATTTGCGGGCGTGGATCATGGCTTCACCAACCTCCTTAACCCCGACGGCAGCGCCAATCCCGCCTACCACGCCACTGCCGACCGCCAGTCTTGGGCGGCATTACTGGGCCTGATCGACGAAGTCGCGCCTCCGCCGCTCTGA